A DNA window from Theobroma cacao cultivar B97-61/B2 chromosome 5, Criollo_cocoa_genome_V2, whole genome shotgun sequence contains the following coding sequences:
- the LOC18600442 gene encoding non-functional pseudokinase ZED1, translating into MFACLKVKRHEDNQTFFTKNGGALLEELTAFSNGRSNPTHHFSAKELLRATTNYDTSQIFVEGLANVLAYLHAAFSRPVIHRDIKSSNIILDQNNAPKLIDFRLCISIPEGQSPLEGDVIRRTEWLTPPENWSTSYLTEKADVYQFGMLLIEF; encoded by the exons ATGTTTGCATGTCTCAAAGTGAAGAGACATGAAGATAATCAGAcatttttcacaaaaaatGGAGGGGCTTTATTAGAGGAGCTTACTGCCTTCTCTAATGGCAGGTCTAATCCCACCCATCATTTCTCAGCAAAAGAGCTTCTGAGAGCAACTACCAACTATGATACAAGCCAGATTTTTGTGGAAG GTTTAGCAAATGTTCTTGCATATCTTCACGCTGCATTTTCTAGACCAGTTATCCATCGAGATATTAAATCCTCAAACATTATACTGGATCAGAACAATGCTCCCAAACTCATTGACTTTCGACTATGTATATCTATTCCTGAAGGGCAATCACCCCTAGAAGGGGATGTTATAAGGAGAACAGAATGGTTGACTCCACCTGAAAATTGGTCTACAAGTTATTTAACAGAGAAGGCTGATGTTTATCAGTTTGGAATGCTTCtaattgagttttaa